A DNA window from Ipomoea triloba cultivar NCNSP0323 chromosome 10, ASM357664v1 contains the following coding sequences:
- the LOC116032222 gene encoding basic leucine zipper 19-like isoform X2 has translation MEDGELEFSNQEMLSGSNFCEFPDSNSYMDSFLNEILKDTHACTHAHTCNPPGPDNSHTHTCYHVHTKIVPAPSEDKAPSDDTAESVDKKEKKRPLGNREAVRKYREKKKARAALLEDEVVRLRALNQQLLKRLQGQAVLEAEVARLKCLLVDIRGRIEGEIGSFPYEKQQVKNRDAYQDLVNPPALPGGGGGGAYVMNPCNMQCNDPLYCLQPGSEGGGVSSEGTTLNNQGLFNNCDFESLQCLGNQTSSGFKELPGCGVGNSKPANVSGGSKKKTRAATAS, from the exons ATGGAGGATGGGGAGCTTGAATTCTCTAATCAGGAGATGTTATCCGGTTCGAATTTCTGCGAATTTCCAGACAGTAACTCCTATATGGATAGCTTTTTGAATGAAATCCTCAAGGATACTCATGCATGCACTCATGCTCACACTTGCAACCCGCCTGGCCCTGATAACTCCCACACCCACACTTGTTACCATGTGCACACCAAAATAGTACCTGCTCCTAGTGAAGATAAGGCCCCCAGTGATGATACTGCAGAATCTGTGgataagaaagaaaagaaacgGCCTCTCGGCAATCGGGAAGCTGTCCGCAAGTACagggagaagaagaaggccAGGGCTGCATTGTTAGAGGATGAAGTTGTCAGGCTGAGGGCTCTAAATCAGCAACTTTTGAAGAGGCTACAGGGGCAGGCAGTGCTCGAAGCTGAGGTTGCAAGGCTCAAGTGTTTGCTTGTGGATATAAGAGGAAGAATTGAAGGTGAAATTGGATCCTTTCCGTATGAGAAGCAGCAAGTCAAAAACAGAGATGCATATCAGGATCTTGTTAATCCTCCTGCCCTTcctggaggaggaggaggaggagcatATGTTATGAACCCTTGCAATATGCAATGCAATGATCCCCTTTATTGCCTCCAACCTGGTTCAGAAGGTGGTGGTGTGAGTTCAGAGGGAACTACATTGAACAACCAAGGATTATTCAATAATTGTGATTTTGAGAGTCTGCAATGTTTGGGTAATCAGACTTCTTCTGGATTCAAAGAGCTTCCTGGGTGTGGTGTAGGCAACAGTAAGCCTGCCAATGTTTCTGGTGGGAGTAAGAAAAAAA CGCGTGCAGCTACAGCTAGTTGA
- the LOC116032222 gene encoding basic leucine zipper 19-like isoform X1, whose protein sequence is MEDGELEFSNQEMLSGSNFCEFPDSNSYMDSFLNEILKDTHACTHAHTCNPPGPDNSHTHTCYHVHTKIVPAPSEDKAPSDDTAESVDKKEKKRPLGNREAVRKYREKKKARAALLEDEVVRLRALNQQLLKRLQGQAVLEAEVARLKCLLVDIRGRIEGEIGSFPYEKQQVKNRDAYQDLVNPPALPGGGGGGAYVMNPCNMQCNDPLYCLQPGSEGGGVSSEGTTLNNQGLFNNCDFESLQCLGNQTSSGFKELPGCGVGNSKPANVSGGSKKKRAARAATAS, encoded by the exons ATGGAGGATGGGGAGCTTGAATTCTCTAATCAGGAGATGTTATCCGGTTCGAATTTCTGCGAATTTCCAGACAGTAACTCCTATATGGATAGCTTTTTGAATGAAATCCTCAAGGATACTCATGCATGCACTCATGCTCACACTTGCAACCCGCCTGGCCCTGATAACTCCCACACCCACACTTGTTACCATGTGCACACCAAAATAGTACCTGCTCCTAGTGAAGATAAGGCCCCCAGTGATGATACTGCAGAATCTGTGgataagaaagaaaagaaacgGCCTCTCGGCAATCGGGAAGCTGTCCGCAAGTACagggagaagaagaaggccAGGGCTGCATTGTTAGAGGATGAAGTTGTCAGGCTGAGGGCTCTAAATCAGCAACTTTTGAAGAGGCTACAGGGGCAGGCAGTGCTCGAAGCTGAGGTTGCAAGGCTCAAGTGTTTGCTTGTGGATATAAGAGGAAGAATTGAAGGTGAAATTGGATCCTTTCCGTATGAGAAGCAGCAAGTCAAAAACAGAGATGCATATCAGGATCTTGTTAATCCTCCTGCCCTTcctggaggaggaggaggaggagcatATGTTATGAACCCTTGCAATATGCAATGCAATGATCCCCTTTATTGCCTCCAACCTGGTTCAGAAGGTGGTGGTGTGAGTTCAGAGGGAACTACATTGAACAACCAAGGATTATTCAATAATTGTGATTTTGAGAGTCTGCAATGTTTGGGTAATCAGACTTCTTCTGGATTCAAAGAGCTTCCTGGGTGTGGTGTAGGCAACAGTAAGCCTGCCAATGTTTCTGGTGGGAGTAAGAAAAAAA GAGCAGCGCGTGCAGCTACAGCTAGTTGA
- the LOC116032220 gene encoding uncharacterized protein LOC116032220 isoform X2: MGGKDDNSGAEEKRRNVLVGIRFDGHTKELLDWALVKVADPGDRVLAIHVSTKSSSPSDDPNAKDDSSSSSSSSSSLESYLDDYDGLCTKNQVHLKAEVLKGSSTRKVLVREAKKHDAVAVIVGTSNHKRPLGFGGRGWTSIAKYCAKQLPTSVEVMAIHNGRIVFRRGSNSQYTGGAGDPRPSFYTERSSTVGDGQSEFGESVISEMGRLSHEERWTECCENYSQDQDERLSTTSPKGTHKKGCLSLGSISLPVVELDTLPGWPLLRYEPPVPVPVHARKMSVVQWVMTLPNRSLPDLVSSPKSLEEENCSFVDKNESCSELINDFKLLIETNSPGCKWFSYSVLTTSTSQFSSENIIGKGGCNRVYKGVLPDGKRVAVKILKSSKKAWKDFMQEVDIMTSVKHKNIAPLLGICIEDSSDLVSVYNFLSKGNLEENLHGKGKGQSPLPWKVRLRIATGIAEALNYLHNEHPRPIIHRDVKSSNILLGDEFEAKLSDFGLAIWGPTRTSFATHSDVVGTFGYLAPEYFMYGKVSDKIDVYSFGVVLLELLSGRRAIGFESARGGQESLVMWAKPKLESGDLKGIIDENLNVNGDEEAEVQRVGLAARLCLTQAARFRPNIAQILKMLRGEKDSKGEEENENENEDESQKVEMDDEVYPDSSVESHISVALLDSSASFSSVDQSSPYSVEQYLKKRWSRSSSLD, translated from the exons ATGGGGGGTAAGGATGATAATTCAGGCGCAGAAGAGAAAAGGAGGAATGTGTTGGTTGGAATCCGTTTTGATGGGCATACTAAAGAGTTGCTAGACTGGGCCTTGGTGAAGGTTGCAGATCCGGGCGATAGGGTGCTCGCTATTCACGTTTCTACAAAGTCCTCCTCACCCTCag ATGACCCTAATGCTAAAGATGAttcctcatcctcatcctcatcctcgTCCTCGTTGGAAAGTTATCTGGATGATTACGATGGCTTATGTACTAAAAACCAG GTTCATCTTAAAGCAGAGGTTTTGAAAGGAAGTTCAACAAGAAAGGTGCTGGTGAGGGAAGCAAAGAAGCATGATGCAGTAGCTGTAATAGTGGGGACAAGCAACCATAAAAGACCTCTTGGTTTTGG GGGAAGGGGATGGACTTCCATTGCTAAATACTGTGCAAAACAACTCCCCACCTCCGTTGAAGTTATGGCTATTCACAATGGGAGGATTGTATTCAGAAGAGGATCCAATTCTCAATACACAG GTGGTGCTGGAGATCCGAGGCCAAGTTTCTATACAGAAAGAAGTTCCACTGTGGGGGATGGCCAGTCTGAATTTGGGGAATCTGTGATATCAGAAATGGGAAGGCTCAGCCATGAAGAAAGATGGACAGAGTGTTGTGAGAATTATTCACAGGATCAGGATGAAAGGTTGTCTACTACTAGTCCAAAGGGAACACACAAGAAAGGTTGCCTTTCTTTGGGTTCAATTTCTCTTCCTGTTGTTGAGCTTGATACGCTCCCCGGATGGCCCCTACTCCGGTATGAACCACCTGTGCCTGTTCCTGTGCATGCTAGAAAGATGTCTGTGGTACAGTGGGTGATGACCTTACCAAACCGATCTTTGCCAGACTTAGTTTCGAGCCCAAAGAgtttagaagaagaaaattgcaGCTTTGTAGATAAAAATGAAAGCTGCAGTGAGCTTATTAATGATTTTAAGCTTCTGATTGAGACAAATTCCCCAGGCTGCAAATGGTTCAGCTATTCTGTTCTCACAACATCCACTTCTCAATTCTCTTCag AAAATATAATTGGGAAAGGAGGGTGTAACCGAGTATACAAGGGAGTCCTTCCTGATGGCAAACGAGTTGCAGTCAAGATTTTGAAGTCCTCAAAAAAAGCTTGGAAGGATTTCATGCAGGAAGTTGATATCATGACTTCAGTGAAACACAAAAACATTGCACCTTTGCTTGGGATTTGTATTGAAGACAGTAGTGATTTAGTCTCGGTCTACAACTTTTTATCCAAGGGGAATTTGGAAGAAAATTTGCATG GGAAGGGAAAGGGACAGTCTCCATTGCCTTGGAAAGTAAGGTTGAGAATAGCTACAGGGATTGCTGAAGCCCTGAATTATCTTCACAATGAACACCCTCGGCCTATCATTCATAGAGATGTCAAATCCTCGAATATTCTTCTTGGAGATGAGTTTGAAGCAAAG ttATCTGATTTCGGGTTAGCTATATGGGGACCCACAAGGACATCCTTTGCAACTCACAGTGATGTGGTGGGAACCTTTGGTTATCTAGCTCCAGAGTATTTTATGTATGGAAAAGTGAGTGACAAGATTGATGTGTACTCCTTTGGCGTTGTTCTACTGGAACTGTTATCAGGGAGAAGAGCTATTGGATTTGAGAGTGCAAGGGGGGGCCAAGAAAGCTTGGTTATGTGG GCAAAACCGAAACTAGAGAGTGGAGACCTGAAAGGCATAATagatgaaaatttgaatgtaaatggAGATGAGGAGGCTGAGGTGCAGAGAGTGGGTCTTGCAGCAAGACTGTGTCTTACACAAGCAGCTCGGTTTCGTCCTAACATAGCCCAG ATACTGAAGATGTTACGGGGGGAGAAAGATAGcaagggagaagaagaaaatgaaaatgaaaatgaagatgaatCGCAAAAGGTAGAGATGGATGATGAAGTGTATCCAGATTCAAGCGTAGAGTCACACATAAGTGTTGCCTTACTGGACTCCTCCGCATCCTTCAGCAGTGTGGACCAAAGCAGCCCTTACTCTGTAGAACAATACTTGAAGAAAAGATGGAGCAGATCTTCAAGCTTGGATTGA
- the LOC116032220 gene encoding uncharacterized protein LOC116032220 isoform X1 yields the protein MGGKDDNSGAEEKRRNVLVGIRFDGHTKELLDWALVKVADPGDRVLAIHVSTKSSSPSDDPNAKDDSSSSSSSSSSLESYLDDYDGLCTKNQVHLKAEVLKGSSTRKVLVREAKKHDAVAVIVGTSNHKRPLGFGDPTYLSYLRGRGWTSIAKYCAKQLPTSVEVMAIHNGRIVFRRGSNSQYTGGAGDPRPSFYTERSSTVGDGQSEFGESVISEMGRLSHEERWTECCENYSQDQDERLSTTSPKGTHKKGCLSLGSISLPVVELDTLPGWPLLRYEPPVPVPVHARKMSVVQWVMTLPNRSLPDLVSSPKSLEEENCSFVDKNESCSELINDFKLLIETNSPGCKWFSYSVLTTSTSQFSSENIIGKGGCNRVYKGVLPDGKRVAVKILKSSKKAWKDFMQEVDIMTSVKHKNIAPLLGICIEDSSDLVSVYNFLSKGNLEENLHGKGKGQSPLPWKVRLRIATGIAEALNYLHNEHPRPIIHRDVKSSNILLGDEFEAKLSDFGLAIWGPTRTSFATHSDVVGTFGYLAPEYFMYGKVSDKIDVYSFGVVLLELLSGRRAIGFESARGGQESLVMWAKPKLESGDLKGIIDENLNVNGDEEAEVQRVGLAARLCLTQAARFRPNIAQILKMLRGEKDSKGEEENENENEDESQKVEMDDEVYPDSSVESHISVALLDSSASFSSVDQSSPYSVEQYLKKRWSRSSSLD from the exons ATGGGGGGTAAGGATGATAATTCAGGCGCAGAAGAGAAAAGGAGGAATGTGTTGGTTGGAATCCGTTTTGATGGGCATACTAAAGAGTTGCTAGACTGGGCCTTGGTGAAGGTTGCAGATCCGGGCGATAGGGTGCTCGCTATTCACGTTTCTACAAAGTCCTCCTCACCCTCag ATGACCCTAATGCTAAAGATGAttcctcatcctcatcctcatcctcgTCCTCGTTGGAAAGTTATCTGGATGATTACGATGGCTTATGTACTAAAAACCAG GTTCATCTTAAAGCAGAGGTTTTGAAAGGAAGTTCAACAAGAAAGGTGCTGGTGAGGGAAGCAAAGAAGCATGATGCAGTAGCTGTAATAGTGGGGACAAGCAACCATAAAAGACCTCTTGGTTTTGG GGACCCTACCTACCTGTCTTATCTTAGGGGAAGGGGATGGACTTCCATTGCTAAATACTGTGCAAAACAACTCCCCACCTCCGTTGAAGTTATGGCTATTCACAATGGGAGGATTGTATTCAGAAGAGGATCCAATTCTCAATACACAG GTGGTGCTGGAGATCCGAGGCCAAGTTTCTATACAGAAAGAAGTTCCACTGTGGGGGATGGCCAGTCTGAATTTGGGGAATCTGTGATATCAGAAATGGGAAGGCTCAGCCATGAAGAAAGATGGACAGAGTGTTGTGAGAATTATTCACAGGATCAGGATGAAAGGTTGTCTACTACTAGTCCAAAGGGAACACACAAGAAAGGTTGCCTTTCTTTGGGTTCAATTTCTCTTCCTGTTGTTGAGCTTGATACGCTCCCCGGATGGCCCCTACTCCGGTATGAACCACCTGTGCCTGTTCCTGTGCATGCTAGAAAGATGTCTGTGGTACAGTGGGTGATGACCTTACCAAACCGATCTTTGCCAGACTTAGTTTCGAGCCCAAAGAgtttagaagaagaaaattgcaGCTTTGTAGATAAAAATGAAAGCTGCAGTGAGCTTATTAATGATTTTAAGCTTCTGATTGAGACAAATTCCCCAGGCTGCAAATGGTTCAGCTATTCTGTTCTCACAACATCCACTTCTCAATTCTCTTCag AAAATATAATTGGGAAAGGAGGGTGTAACCGAGTATACAAGGGAGTCCTTCCTGATGGCAAACGAGTTGCAGTCAAGATTTTGAAGTCCTCAAAAAAAGCTTGGAAGGATTTCATGCAGGAAGTTGATATCATGACTTCAGTGAAACACAAAAACATTGCACCTTTGCTTGGGATTTGTATTGAAGACAGTAGTGATTTAGTCTCGGTCTACAACTTTTTATCCAAGGGGAATTTGGAAGAAAATTTGCATG GGAAGGGAAAGGGACAGTCTCCATTGCCTTGGAAAGTAAGGTTGAGAATAGCTACAGGGATTGCTGAAGCCCTGAATTATCTTCACAATGAACACCCTCGGCCTATCATTCATAGAGATGTCAAATCCTCGAATATTCTTCTTGGAGATGAGTTTGAAGCAAAG ttATCTGATTTCGGGTTAGCTATATGGGGACCCACAAGGACATCCTTTGCAACTCACAGTGATGTGGTGGGAACCTTTGGTTATCTAGCTCCAGAGTATTTTATGTATGGAAAAGTGAGTGACAAGATTGATGTGTACTCCTTTGGCGTTGTTCTACTGGAACTGTTATCAGGGAGAAGAGCTATTGGATTTGAGAGTGCAAGGGGGGGCCAAGAAAGCTTGGTTATGTGG GCAAAACCGAAACTAGAGAGTGGAGACCTGAAAGGCATAATagatgaaaatttgaatgtaaatggAGATGAGGAGGCTGAGGTGCAGAGAGTGGGTCTTGCAGCAAGACTGTGTCTTACACAAGCAGCTCGGTTTCGTCCTAACATAGCCCAG ATACTGAAGATGTTACGGGGGGAGAAAGATAGcaagggagaagaagaaaatgaaaatgaaaatgaagatgaatCGCAAAAGGTAGAGATGGATGATGAAGTGTATCCAGATTCAAGCGTAGAGTCACACATAAGTGTTGCCTTACTGGACTCCTCCGCATCCTTCAGCAGTGTGGACCAAAGCAGCCCTTACTCTGTAGAACAATACTTGAAGAAAAGATGGAGCAGATCTTCAAGCTTGGATTGA